In the genome of Capricornis sumatraensis isolate serow.1 chromosome 4, serow.2, whole genome shotgun sequence, the window CCTCCAGCTGCCTGCTCCCCTTCTCTTCTTCGTCTAGTGGCATTATCCAGGGGGAGCTAGGAGCCCAGGCCCAGCTCATCACTTTCCATCCTTCCTTCAACAAAGGAGCTCTGCTCAGCGTGGTGAGTAGGCCAGCTGCTGGGCTGCAGGAGTGGGGAGGAGCTGAGGGCCACGGCTGCTGGGTGGCTCTGCCGTAAATAGCCCTTCTCTGGGCCCAGGCTGACTTTGCTCCCCTCTATCTGCAGTGCTGGTCCACAGGCCGGATCACCCACATCCCTCTGTACTTCGTCAACGCCCAGTTTCCACGCTTTAGCCCGGTGCTTGGCCGAGCCCAGGAGCCCCCTGCTGGGGGTGGAGGCGCTATTCACGATCTACCCCTGTTTACTGAGACATCCCCAACCTCTGCCCCTTGGGACCCTCTCCCAGGACCACCCCCTGCTCGGCCCCACTCCCCTCACTCCCACTTTCAGTAATAAGAGTGTCCTTTCTTGTTTTCCACTTAATTATGAGActctgtcttttccagtgagttgcactgggatacacagaaaaaaaaggcaTGGACTTCGGGTTTAGATCTTGGCTCTTTCACTTTTTAGTCACTCCTTGTGAATCGGTTCATTATTTACCCTTAAGAACTGGATAGTTTTCAAATGATTTGAaagcaaaactgagaaaatacCTAGCACCAGCTCTGGCACGTAATACATGTTGCACTTTCCCCAAATTTAAGCTCCCAGAATAGTGCAGAGCAGTAATAGAACACTATTTGGTCAGCATGAGATGGGAGTTTTATTGGACTAGGGGATTTGGGGTAGGCATAGGTGCTGGGCGCTGGGCCAAGGTGGCACGGGCCATGCTCAGGGCACCCTCTCGGGTACGGTGCCCACCAATGAAGCCGCTGGCATGGACAAAGATGCAGCCAGGAATTCCACTGATCTGGTCCAGGGCCTCATCCCGAAGACCCCGCCATGGCTCTAGCAGGGGCAGCCTACGAGTGAGCAGAAAGAGGGAGTTGGTGGGGGCAAATGGAGGTTGTGAGGAACTGGGAGAGGGGGAGCAGAGGCCTAGGTTAGTGGCTGCCTCCTCTGATGGGGGTGAAACATGCCTGAAGGGCTGCAGGGTGGACCCCTAGGCCCTCACCTGCTCTGGAACGAATGGGGCTCCTTAGGCACACACTGCACCCGCCACTGTCCAGCCTGGTCTGTGTAGATAACGAAGGCGATGGTCCCTGCGGGGGACAGCCCTGATTCCAGCTGATAGAGGTGCTCCTTCCAGGGGCAGCCACCCTTTTCCAGTTCTATTATCTCCCCGCTTGGGTCCACCTGCAGAGGAAGTGGAGCCGGGACAGAAGGCTCAGGATAGGAGCACGAGCCCCAACAGGCCAGCAGCCTGCCAGCACGTACTCTCCAGGGCCACAGTGCCTCCTCCCAGGCCCATACCTGGAACCTCTTGGCCAGGGCCTCTTCCACCAGGGCCCGCGCTGGCAGCCAGCTGTTCTGGTAGAAATCTAGTCTCTGAAGGAACTCCTCTCGAACCAGGTCCATTGCACGCTTGAACCCAGCCTGGAAATGAGAACCATGGTGCTGGCCCGAACTTCTAACTCTGCTAGGGCTGAAGAGGCCAAGCCCACTCACTTCCTCCCCTGGTTTTCATACACCTCAGCCTCTTTTCCCCAGGCCCTCCTTACCTCAGTGTCTTGGTTGGGCTGGTTCCAAGTGGGATTAAGCCGAGCAACCCTGGCGCTCAGCGTGGTGGTCAGCAGGTACCGAggctctccctcctcccactgggaaatcccattgtcCACCGCATCCACTTCCTCCACGAAGTTTTCATACATCTAAGGCAGCAGTAGAAGGGCTCTGGAGGGCACTGACTATTTGCATAAAGCTTTATAGATCTCAACATGTATACAGATACAGTCTTTAATCTTCACAAGGATCCTGCAAGGATCTCCCAACATTACTTGGACGACGAGAGGGGGAATTGCGGAGTTCAGCAACTTCCTAAATGGCAGA includes:
- the MYG1 gene encoding MYG1 exonuclease — encoded protein: MGHRFLRGFLPVLLPPPPLRSPHLKLSLEPVPPSKRPRSHLMAPPRIGTHNGTFHCDEALACALLRLLPEYRDAEIVRTRDPEKLAACDIVVDVGGEYDPQRHRYDHHQRSFTETMSSLSPGKPWQTKLSSAGLIYLHFGHKLLAQLLGASEEDGMVGTLYDKMYENFVEEVDAVDNGISQWEEGEPRYLLTTTLSARVARLNPTWNQPNQDTEAGFKRAMDLVREEFLQRLDFYQNSWLPARALVEEALAKRFQVDPSGEIIELEKGGCPWKEHLYQLESGLSPAGTIAFVIYTDQAGQWRVQCVPKEPHSFQSRLPLLEPWRGLRDEALDQISGIPGCIFVHASGFIGGHRTREGALSMARATLAQRPAPMPTPNPLVQ